The following proteins are encoded in a genomic region of Nicotiana sylvestris chromosome 4, ASM39365v2, whole genome shotgun sequence:
- the LOC104223312 gene encoding putative E3 ubiquitin-protein ligase LIN-1 isoform X1, producing MAGNYRFEMDQDDIVRSLITSVGSFIQDRLIDKEQRTLHKEQCAERLAAEDGNSDKDTEVRYSDQAVLANLDWGIDALEEAIHTSNIETKMARLDYAEKMLQVCAMLDSNQKTAGVPNFYLSAWAHLNLSYLWKLRNNVHNAVLHILEMFTVDPFFSRIDFAPELWKSLFIPHMSSIVGWYSEERHRIVMDVIPDSSDLSFTMDFDHDFNESLIFSVRPDQAEKMQKLEQLYGQSLDENTRLYAKYYKDCMNYDSVTSKKAIPLLPIAEPPMTPLHEVCRSIPDYVKFGPILPKSAGFTPILRVKENANGASRLNMTSSSSENQEDSTTRDPLKGIPEVDEEDYDPEPHVYTTSNKRNQENNLSYCSGVNKDVEARSKVKQINTNQRQSPKSFPSMDFPKLESPKAPSPKGTDTPSKKGVPVLRLLSGRVKDTSSSISLHSSQELKISSADSDDERTEQHETAGKRNSHRWSLSQSLEKGSPDGSDEGSHSCISLPLSDKSTAPSRPPKDFVCPITGQIFNDPVTLETGQTYERKAIQEWMNRGNTTCPITRQSLSASTLPKTNYVLKRLITSWREQHPDLAQEFSYSETPRSYLTIPSSRERSSESTPSPTFNHPNHRRIEEIIEQRSRRFMRAAVSMSPTSVISQAATEAIINGLKPYVSCLCTSEDLQECEHAILTIAKIWGDSKLESQGVHSYLSAPTIVNGFVEVLSASQKREVLRTAIYILSELLYAEDRVGEILTSVDSDFECLATLLKDGLAEAAVLIYLLRPSFSQLSAHNFVPSLTQIISNRSEDFSDFQFTIGPKDAAVVLLEQIITGGGESDRSFNAMQIISGNGILALLKCLDHENGRESIICILLCCIRADKSCRNTIASRIEFSPVLELIHTGSDSVKGTCIELLYELVLLSRRTLCNQILQIIKDEGAFSTMHTLLVCLQMASMEQKSTIAPLLLQLDLLVEPRQMSIYREESIEALIEALHKKDFPASQLSALDALLSLSGHLTNSGKSFLEARLLKIAGFNQRYNATMKEERQKAGENDTTNIMEEEEKALSSWENRTAFVLCNHEKGLIFRALEECLKSTSMEIAKSSFIVATWLIHMLYKFPDTGIRDVARKSLLEQFIQMLQSTKNIEEKILAALALRGFITDLGALSELGIYAKCLCKSLRKLKKYSIVVSDIMKTLMNLPCIDAAELWCYSECPEVDVSMNGEVLCLLHIRGRLISSHSDGTIKVWETGKRAPRLIHETREHAKAVTCLYVSSSCDKLYSGSLDRTIRVWAINQEEIHCLQVHDVKEPVLELIANTQFACFASQATGVKVYNWSGVPKHVNFQKNVKCLAIMGDKLYCGCTGYSIQEVDLSSQTSTTFYAGAKKLLGKQNIYSLQVQKNVVFAGGSLVDGISGKVFSLPSKAVIGSLSICSDIQRLAVNNDFIFSATKSGTIEVWLQERVTKITSIKMKSGGQSKITSLAVDKDGEMIFAGSTDGKIQVWRLD from the exons ATGGCTGGAAATTACAGGTTTGAAATGGATCAAGATGACATAGTTAGGTCCTTGATCACATCTGTTGGTAGTTTCATTCAAGATAGACttattgataaagaacaaagaaccTTGCATAAAGAACAATGTGCTGAGAGGTTAGCAGCTGAAGATGGGAACTCCGATAAAGACACAGAAGTTCGATACTCTGATCAAGCAGTTTTAGCCAATTTGGACTGGGGAATTGATGCCCTTGAAGAAGCAATCCACACATCAAACATTGAAACTAAGATGGCTAGACTAGACTATGCGGAAAAAATGCTGCAAGTTTGTGCAATGTTGGATTCTAATCAGAAAACTGCAGGGGTACCTAATTTCTATCTCTCTGCTTGGGCTCATTTAAACCTTTCTTACTTGTGGAAGTTGAGAAACAATGTTCACAATGCAGTACTTCATATACTGGAGATGTTTACTGTTGACCCTTTCTTCTCGCGGATAGATTTTGCACCTGAGCTATGGAAAAGTTTGTTTATTCCACACATGAGCTCCATCGTCGGGTGGTACTCAGAGGAGAGACATCGGATAGTGATGGATGTTATTCCTGATTCAAGTGACTTGTCTTTCACTATGGATTTTGATCATGATTTTAATGAATCTTTGATATTTTCTGTAAGGCCTGATCAAGCTGAGAAAATGCAGAAACTCGAGCAGCTTTATGGACAGTCATTGGATGAGAATACAAGGCTTTATGCAAAATACTATAAGGACTGTATGAACTATGATTCTGTTACTTCAAAGAAGGCAATTCCTCTGTTGCCAATCGCAGAGCCACCGATGACTCCATTGCATGAGGTATGCCGGTCAATTCCTGATTATGTCAAATTTGGCCCAATATTGCCTAAGAGTGCCGGGTTTACTCCTATTCTGAGAGTCAAGGAGAATGCAAATGGAGCCTCAAG ATTGAATATGACTTCTTCGTCGTCTGAGAATCAGGAGGACTCCACGACTAGGGATCCACTA AAAGGAATTCCTGAGGTGGATGAAGAAGATTATGACCCTGAGCCTCATGTATACACTACATCGAATAAAAGGAATCAAGAAAACAATTTATCCTATTGTAGTGGAGTGAATAAGGATGTAGAAGCCAGGTCCAAAGTCAAGCAAATTAATACAAACCAAAGACAATCTCCTAAGTCCTTCCCTTCAATGGACTTCCCTAAACTGGAGTCCCCTAAAGCTCCTTCACCAAAGGGAACCGATACCCCCTCGAAGAAAGGTGTACCTGTGTTACGCCTCTTGTCTGGACGTGTTAAGGACACTTCAAGTTCTATTTCTTTGCATTCATCCCAAGAGTTAAAAATTAGCTCAGCAGACTCGGATGACGAAAGGACA GAGCAGCATGAAACTGCAGGGAAAAGAAATTCTCATAGGTGGAGCCTTAGTCAATCCTTAGAAAAAGG CTCTCCGGATGGTAGTGATGAAGGAAGTCACAGCTGCATTTCTCTCCCATTGTCGGATAAGTCGACTGCTCCATCAAGGCCACCTAAAGATTTTGTCTGTCCGATAACTGGACAGATATTCAATGATCCCGTCACCCTTGAAACCGGTCAAACATATGAAAGGAAAGCCATCCAAGAATGGATGAATAGAGGCAATACAACATGCCCCATTACAAGGCAGTCTTTATCTGCATCTACTCTTCCTAAAACCAACTATGTCCTGAAGCGACTAATAACGTCTTGGAGAGAACAGCACCCTGACCTAGCACAGGAGTTTTCTTACTCTGAAACACCAAGAAGTTATTTAACCATTCCCTCTTCAAGAGAGAGGTCATCTGAATCTACTCCATCTCCAACATTTAATCATCCCAATCATAGGCGCATAGAGGAAATCATCGAACAAAGATCACGGAGATTTATGCGAGCAGCTGTATCTATGTCACCTACAAGTGTAATTTCTCAAGCAGCAACTGAAGCAATTATCAATGGCTTAAAACCTTATGTTTCATGTCTGTGCACTTCAGAGGacttacaagaatgtgaacatgcCATATTGACTATAGCAAAGATATGGGGTGACTCGAAACTTGAATCTCAAGGAGTTCACTCCTACTTATCTGCACCAACAATAGTGAACGGATTTGTAGAGGTATTATCAGCTTCCCAAAAGAGGGAAGTTTTAAGGACGGCAATTTATATTTTGTCCGAGCTATTATATGCAGAGGATAGAGTTGGTGAGATCCTCACAAGTGTGGACTCAGATTTTGAATGTCTAGCTACTTTATTAAAAGATGGTCTTGCTGAAGCAGCGGTTCTTATTTACCTACTCAGGCCATCATTCTCTCAACTTTCAGCTCATAATTTTGTACCCTCTCTTACTCAGATTATCTCAAACAGAAGTGAGGATTTTAGTGATTTTCAGTTCACAATAGGACCAAAGGATGCCGCTGTTGTGTTGCTCGAGCAAATTATTACTGGAGGAGGTGAGAGCGATCGATCATTCAATGCTATGCAGATTATATCAGGAAATGGTATTCTTGCCTTGCTCAAGTGCCTAGACCATGAAAATGGTAGAGAGTCCATTATATGCATACTTTTGTGCTGTATTCGGGCTGATAAGAGTTGCAGAAATACAATAGCTAGTAGAATTGAGTTCTCTCCTGTTCTTGAGTTAATTCACACAGGAAGCGATAGCGTGAAAGGCACATGCATAGAACTTCTTTATGAGTTAGTTTTGTTAAGCAG GAGAACATTGTGCAACCAGATTCTGCAGATAATTAAGGATGAGGGAGCATTTAGTACAATGCACACTCTTCTTGTCTGTCTTCAAATGGCTTCAATGGAGCAGAAATCTACCATTGCTCCTCTTCTTTTACAGCTTGACCTTCTG GTTGAGCCTCGGCAAATGAGCATATACAGGGAAGAATCGATAGAGGCACTGATTGAAGCACTACACAAAAAGGACTTCCCCGCGTCTCAGCTCAGCGCTCTTGATGCCTTGTTATCTCTTTCCGGGCATCTAACTAACTCTGGTAAGTCCTTTCTTGAAGCTCGGCTACTCAAGATTGCGGGATTTAATCAGCGATATAATGCCACGATGAAAGAAGAGAGGCAAAAAGCAGGTGAAAATGACACCACCAATATAATG GAAGAGGAAGAAAAAGCTCTGAGTTCTTGGGAAAATAGAACAGCTTTTGTTCTTTGCAACCATGAGAAAGGATTAATATTCAGAGCTTTAGAAGAATGCCTTAAGAGCACCTCAATGGAGATAGCAAAATCTTCCTTTATTGTAGCCACATGGCTAATTCACATGCTCTATAAATTTCCCGATACTGGAATTAGAGATGTTGCTCGTAAGTCCTTGCTTGAGCAATTTATACAGATGCTCCAGTCGACAAAGAATATCGAGGAGAAGATCTTGGCAGCTCTTGCTTTGCGAGGCTTTATTACTGATTTAG GTGCACTCAGCGAACtgggaatatatgccaaatgttTGTGCAAAAGCTTGAGGAAACTTAAAAAGTACTCTATAGTGGTCAGTGACATAATGAAAACCTTGATGAACTTGCCATGTATTGATGCT GCAGAATTATGGTGCTATTCTGAATGTCCTGAGGTGGATGTGTCGATGAATGGAGAAGTTCTTTGTCTGCTCCACATAAGAGGTCGACTCATTAGCAGTCATTCCGATGGAACCATTAAG GTCTGGGAAACTGGAAAAAGAGCTCCTCGGTTAATTCATGAAACACGCGAGCACGCAAAGGCTGTTACATGCCTTTACGTTTCATCTTCATGTGATAAACTTTATAGTGGCTCATTGGACAGAACTATCCGG GTTTGGGCTATCAATCAAGAGGAAATCCACTGTCTTCAGGTTCATGATGTGAAAGAGCCGGTGCTTGAGTTGATAGCAAACACTCAATTTGCATGCTTCGCATCTCAAGCGACAGGAGTTAAG GTTTATAATTGGTCAGGGGTTCCCAAGCATGTAAACTTCCAAAAAAATGTCAAGTGCCTCGCCATTATGGGCGATAAACTTTATTGCGGATGCACAGGTTATAGTATCCAG GAAGTTGATTTAAGCTCTCAAACATCAACAACATTTTATGCTGGTGCCAAGAAGTTGTTGGGAAAACAGAATATCTATTCCCTCCAAGTTCAAAAAAATGTTGTGTTTGCTGGTGGTTCCTTAGTTGATGGAATATCCGGAAAG GTATTTTCTCTCCCTAGCAAGGCAGTCATTGGATCACTTTCAATCTGTTCAGACATCCAACGATTAGCAGTAAACAACGATTTCATATTTTCCGCCACAAAATCTGGCACCATAGAGGTATGGCTGCAAGAAAGAGTTACAAAAATCACTTCCATTAAGATGAAAAGTGGTGGACAGTCTAAAATTACATCTTTAGCTGTGGATAAAGATGGAGAAATGATATTTGCTGGTTCTACAGATGGAAAAATTCAG GTTTGGCGTttggattaa
- the LOC104223312 gene encoding putative E3 ubiquitin-protein ligase LIN-1 isoform X4: MFTVDPFFSRIDFAPELWKSLFIPHMSSIVGWYSEERHRIVMDVIPDSSDLSFTMDFDHDFNESLIFSVRPDQAEKMQKLEQLYGQSLDENTRLYAKYYKDCMNYDSVTSKKAIPLLPIAEPPMTPLHEVCRSIPDYVKFGPILPKSAGFTPILRVKENANGASRLNMTSSSSENQEDSTTRDPLKGIPEVDEEDYDPEPHVYTTSNKRNQENNLSYCSGVNKDVEARSKVKQINTNQRQSPKSFPSMDFPKLESPKAPSPKGTDTPSKKGVPVLRLLSGRVKDTSSSISLHSSQELKISSADSDDERTEQHETAGKRNSHRWSLSQSLEKGSPDGSDEGSHSCISLPLSDKSTAPSRPPKDFVCPITGQIFNDPVTLETGQTYERKAIQEWMNRGNTTCPITRQSLSASTLPKTNYVLKRLITSWREQHPDLAQEFSYSETPRSYLTIPSSRERSSESTPSPTFNHPNHRRIEEIIEQRSRRFMRAAVSMSPTSVISQAATEAIINGLKPYVSCLCTSEDLQECEHAILTIAKIWGDSKLESQGVHSYLSAPTIVNGFVEVLSASQKREVLRTAIYILSELLYAEDRVGEILTSVDSDFECLATLLKDGLAEAAVLIYLLRPSFSQLSAHNFVPSLTQIISNRSEDFSDFQFTIGPKDAAVVLLEQIITGGGESDRSFNAMQIISGNGILALLKCLDHENGRESIICILLCCIRADKSCRNTIASRIEFSPVLELIHTGSDSVKGTCIELLYELVLLSRRTLCNQILQIIKDEGAFSTMHTLLVCLQMASMEQKSTIAPLLLQLDLLVEPRQMSIYREESIEALIEALHKKDFPASQLSALDALLSLSGHLTNSGKSFLEARLLKIAGFNQRYNATMKEERQKAGENDTTNIMEEEEKALSSWENRTAFVLCNHEKGLIFRALEECLKSTSMEIAKSSFIVATWLIHMLYKFPDTGIRDVARKSLLEQFIQMLQSTKNIEEKILAALALRGFITDLGALSELGIYAKCLCKSLRKLKKYSIVVSDIMKTLMNLPCIDAAELWCYSECPEVDVSMNGEVLCLLHIRGRLISSHSDGTIKVWETGKRAPRLIHETREHAKAVTCLYVSSSCDKLYSGSLDRTIRVWAINQEEIHCLQVHDVKEPVLELIANTQFACFASQATGVKVYNWSGVPKHVNFQKNVKCLAIMGDKLYCGCTGYSIQEVDLSSQTSTTFYAGAKKLLGKQNIYSLQVQKNVVFAGGSLVDGISGKVFSLPSKAVIGSLSICSDIQRLAVNNDFIFSATKSGTIEVWLQERVTKITSIKMKSGGQSKITSLAVDKDGEMIFAGSTDGKIQVWRLD; encoded by the exons ATGTTTACTGTTGACCCTTTCTTCTCGCGGATAGATTTTGCACCTGAGCTATGGAAAAGTTTGTTTATTCCACACATGAGCTCCATCGTCGGGTGGTACTCAGAGGAGAGACATCGGATAGTGATGGATGTTATTCCTGATTCAAGTGACTTGTCTTTCACTATGGATTTTGATCATGATTTTAATGAATCTTTGATATTTTCTGTAAGGCCTGATCAAGCTGAGAAAATGCAGAAACTCGAGCAGCTTTATGGACAGTCATTGGATGAGAATACAAGGCTTTATGCAAAATACTATAAGGACTGTATGAACTATGATTCTGTTACTTCAAAGAAGGCAATTCCTCTGTTGCCAATCGCAGAGCCACCGATGACTCCATTGCATGAGGTATGCCGGTCAATTCCTGATTATGTCAAATTTGGCCCAATATTGCCTAAGAGTGCCGGGTTTACTCCTATTCTGAGAGTCAAGGAGAATGCAAATGGAGCCTCAAG ATTGAATATGACTTCTTCGTCGTCTGAGAATCAGGAGGACTCCACGACTAGGGATCCACTA AAAGGAATTCCTGAGGTGGATGAAGAAGATTATGACCCTGAGCCTCATGTATACACTACATCGAATAAAAGGAATCAAGAAAACAATTTATCCTATTGTAGTGGAGTGAATAAGGATGTAGAAGCCAGGTCCAAAGTCAAGCAAATTAATACAAACCAAAGACAATCTCCTAAGTCCTTCCCTTCAATGGACTTCCCTAAACTGGAGTCCCCTAAAGCTCCTTCACCAAAGGGAACCGATACCCCCTCGAAGAAAGGTGTACCTGTGTTACGCCTCTTGTCTGGACGTGTTAAGGACACTTCAAGTTCTATTTCTTTGCATTCATCCCAAGAGTTAAAAATTAGCTCAGCAGACTCGGATGACGAAAGGACA GAGCAGCATGAAACTGCAGGGAAAAGAAATTCTCATAGGTGGAGCCTTAGTCAATCCTTAGAAAAAGG CTCTCCGGATGGTAGTGATGAAGGAAGTCACAGCTGCATTTCTCTCCCATTGTCGGATAAGTCGACTGCTCCATCAAGGCCACCTAAAGATTTTGTCTGTCCGATAACTGGACAGATATTCAATGATCCCGTCACCCTTGAAACCGGTCAAACATATGAAAGGAAAGCCATCCAAGAATGGATGAATAGAGGCAATACAACATGCCCCATTACAAGGCAGTCTTTATCTGCATCTACTCTTCCTAAAACCAACTATGTCCTGAAGCGACTAATAACGTCTTGGAGAGAACAGCACCCTGACCTAGCACAGGAGTTTTCTTACTCTGAAACACCAAGAAGTTATTTAACCATTCCCTCTTCAAGAGAGAGGTCATCTGAATCTACTCCATCTCCAACATTTAATCATCCCAATCATAGGCGCATAGAGGAAATCATCGAACAAAGATCACGGAGATTTATGCGAGCAGCTGTATCTATGTCACCTACAAGTGTAATTTCTCAAGCAGCAACTGAAGCAATTATCAATGGCTTAAAACCTTATGTTTCATGTCTGTGCACTTCAGAGGacttacaagaatgtgaacatgcCATATTGACTATAGCAAAGATATGGGGTGACTCGAAACTTGAATCTCAAGGAGTTCACTCCTACTTATCTGCACCAACAATAGTGAACGGATTTGTAGAGGTATTATCAGCTTCCCAAAAGAGGGAAGTTTTAAGGACGGCAATTTATATTTTGTCCGAGCTATTATATGCAGAGGATAGAGTTGGTGAGATCCTCACAAGTGTGGACTCAGATTTTGAATGTCTAGCTACTTTATTAAAAGATGGTCTTGCTGAAGCAGCGGTTCTTATTTACCTACTCAGGCCATCATTCTCTCAACTTTCAGCTCATAATTTTGTACCCTCTCTTACTCAGATTATCTCAAACAGAAGTGAGGATTTTAGTGATTTTCAGTTCACAATAGGACCAAAGGATGCCGCTGTTGTGTTGCTCGAGCAAATTATTACTGGAGGAGGTGAGAGCGATCGATCATTCAATGCTATGCAGATTATATCAGGAAATGGTATTCTTGCCTTGCTCAAGTGCCTAGACCATGAAAATGGTAGAGAGTCCATTATATGCATACTTTTGTGCTGTATTCGGGCTGATAAGAGTTGCAGAAATACAATAGCTAGTAGAATTGAGTTCTCTCCTGTTCTTGAGTTAATTCACACAGGAAGCGATAGCGTGAAAGGCACATGCATAGAACTTCTTTATGAGTTAGTTTTGTTAAGCAG GAGAACATTGTGCAACCAGATTCTGCAGATAATTAAGGATGAGGGAGCATTTAGTACAATGCACACTCTTCTTGTCTGTCTTCAAATGGCTTCAATGGAGCAGAAATCTACCATTGCTCCTCTTCTTTTACAGCTTGACCTTCTG GTTGAGCCTCGGCAAATGAGCATATACAGGGAAGAATCGATAGAGGCACTGATTGAAGCACTACACAAAAAGGACTTCCCCGCGTCTCAGCTCAGCGCTCTTGATGCCTTGTTATCTCTTTCCGGGCATCTAACTAACTCTGGTAAGTCCTTTCTTGAAGCTCGGCTACTCAAGATTGCGGGATTTAATCAGCGATATAATGCCACGATGAAAGAAGAGAGGCAAAAAGCAGGTGAAAATGACACCACCAATATAATG GAAGAGGAAGAAAAAGCTCTGAGTTCTTGGGAAAATAGAACAGCTTTTGTTCTTTGCAACCATGAGAAAGGATTAATATTCAGAGCTTTAGAAGAATGCCTTAAGAGCACCTCAATGGAGATAGCAAAATCTTCCTTTATTGTAGCCACATGGCTAATTCACATGCTCTATAAATTTCCCGATACTGGAATTAGAGATGTTGCTCGTAAGTCCTTGCTTGAGCAATTTATACAGATGCTCCAGTCGACAAAGAATATCGAGGAGAAGATCTTGGCAGCTCTTGCTTTGCGAGGCTTTATTACTGATTTAG GTGCACTCAGCGAACtgggaatatatgccaaatgttTGTGCAAAAGCTTGAGGAAACTTAAAAAGTACTCTATAGTGGTCAGTGACATAATGAAAACCTTGATGAACTTGCCATGTATTGATGCT GCAGAATTATGGTGCTATTCTGAATGTCCTGAGGTGGATGTGTCGATGAATGGAGAAGTTCTTTGTCTGCTCCACATAAGAGGTCGACTCATTAGCAGTCATTCCGATGGAACCATTAAG GTCTGGGAAACTGGAAAAAGAGCTCCTCGGTTAATTCATGAAACACGCGAGCACGCAAAGGCTGTTACATGCCTTTACGTTTCATCTTCATGTGATAAACTTTATAGTGGCTCATTGGACAGAACTATCCGG GTTTGGGCTATCAATCAAGAGGAAATCCACTGTCTTCAGGTTCATGATGTGAAAGAGCCGGTGCTTGAGTTGATAGCAAACACTCAATTTGCATGCTTCGCATCTCAAGCGACAGGAGTTAAG GTTTATAATTGGTCAGGGGTTCCCAAGCATGTAAACTTCCAAAAAAATGTCAAGTGCCTCGCCATTATGGGCGATAAACTTTATTGCGGATGCACAGGTTATAGTATCCAG GAAGTTGATTTAAGCTCTCAAACATCAACAACATTTTATGCTGGTGCCAAGAAGTTGTTGGGAAAACAGAATATCTATTCCCTCCAAGTTCAAAAAAATGTTGTGTTTGCTGGTGGTTCCTTAGTTGATGGAATATCCGGAAAG GTATTTTCTCTCCCTAGCAAGGCAGTCATTGGATCACTTTCAATCTGTTCAGACATCCAACGATTAGCAGTAAACAACGATTTCATATTTTCCGCCACAAAATCTGGCACCATAGAGGTATGGCTGCAAGAAAGAGTTACAAAAATCACTTCCATTAAGATGAAAAGTGGTGGACAGTCTAAAATTACATCTTTAGCTGTGGATAAAGATGGAGAAATGATATTTGCTGGTTCTACAGATGGAAAAATTCAG GTTTGGCGTttggattaa